The genomic segment CTTCCTATCGCCGCCCACTCCTTGAGGCCGTCGGCGGCTTCAACGCCTGCCTCATCACGGGCGAAGATGTTGACTTGGCATGGCGGCTTCAACTTCAGAATCGGGTCAGGCTGGGCTTTGCGTCACAGGCCATCATCTATCATCAACATCGGTCAACGAAGGCCGGGCTGGCGCGCCAGTATCGCCAATATGGCTTTGGCGAAATTTTACTGGACACGCTCTATGGAAAGCATTCGGGCTATCCACGAACCAGAGGTTTTCAACTGCGCCGCATTTTGTCGCAAATGGCCGCTTTGCCACGTTATGCGATTTCAGTTCTGCTTCGCCAGACTCGTTTAATGCTCAAGCAGATCAACCGTTACGAAGCAACGGCGCCGGCACTATGGTTTTTAATTGAAAGCAACAACGTCCGGGGCAAGCTGGATGCGTTGTTCGCGACCCGGTTTATGACTGATGCCCGGCCAATATTGCAGACAGAGGCGGCGATACTCATCACCCGATACTTTCCTCAGGGAAAAGAATAGTCGGCACAATGATGACGATACCTTGACCAATCTTTGGCGGCTCAAGTGTAGAGTCCTGCGAGTGAAGCTGTAATTCGCCCTTCTTCGCAGAGGTGAAAAATCCCGCGAGGAAGCTTTTGTTTTTGGAGCGGGTCTTCGCATTAAAGGAGTGTTTAGTGGCCGAGTTAGCGCCAAAAGGCAACCGCTCGCCGGACCTAAGGCAGATCATCGCCAAGAACGTTGTCGTGGTCACGGCGGGCAATACGGCTCTCAAAGCCGCAAATTTTCTCTTCAACGTCTACGTGATTCGCCGCCTGGGCGATCATCGTTTCGGCCAATATTCAATTGTGCTGGCGTTTGTCGGCCTGTTCCAGATTTTCGCCGAGCTTGGTATCTCGCAGTATGTCATGCGCGAGATCGCCCGCGACCGAAGCAAGACGCCCGTCCTTTTTTGGAATCTGGTGGCATTGCGCTTCCTGTTGGCGATTGCCGGCGTCATTGGCATCACCCTGGCCGCTTCAACGCGCTACTCGCCGGAATTGGTGTTAGGCATCTTCATCTACACCTGCGGCTTTTTGTTGTCGGCTTTTGAAGCCTCTCTGAACATCGTCATCTTTGCCAACGAACGCCTGGATTACGCCACCATCATTGGTATCCTGGGCCAGGTTGTCTCGCTGATGCTGGGAACACTTTTTATGTTTCTCGGCCTGAGTTACATTTGGCTGATCGTCGCCGGCCTGATCAGCATGTTGCCGCAGATCTGGTTGGGGACGCGGGTGATCCGGAAGCACAACATGGTCAACCTGAAGTTTCAGGTAGACCCAAAGGTGTGGCCGACACTGATTCGGGCCGGCCTGCCGTTCGGCATTATTTCGCTGGCGTTGACGATTGCCTTCAGCATTGACACGGTGATGCTCTCGATGTTTGTGCGCGAGAATGAGGTCGGCTGGTATAACGTTGCCTATAACCTGGCCCGGGCGTTGTTGTTCTTCTTTGGCGGCTTTGCCACCGCCATTGTGCCCTCGCTGACGCGAGCTTATGCCAACGATGCGGCTGAAGTCGAGCGCTGGTATTATCGCTCGGTGAAGCTCATTATGCTCTCGTCTCTGCCAATTGCCGTAGGCGGCATGATGGTGGCCTTCCCCCTCATCCGGTTTTTATACACTAACGAGTTTTTGCCCTCGGCCCTGGGGTTGCAGATTTTGATCTGGGATGTGCCGCTGTTGATGTTCACCGGATTCTGCGGCAACATGACGACGATTGTCGGCGAAGAGCGGGCCGCGGCCCGCATCTACACCATCAATGCCCTGGCCAACATCATCCTGAATCTATATGCAATTCCGCGCTACGGTATGGTTGGCGCGGCGCTGGTCACGGTGATAACTGACCTCATTGGCGCGTTGCAGTTTCATTTCCTGCTCCGGCGCAAGTTGCACCTGCCCAACATGGTTTCGGTGGGAACCCGGGTGGTTTTGGCGGCAACGATGATGGGGGTCGCCGTCTACGCAATGGGCGACCTGAACTTTTTTATCATCATCGGGCTGGGGGCAGTCGTTTACAGCGCCCTGGTGCTGGCTTTGCGCCTGCTGGACGAAAAAGAATGGGCGCTAATCAAGCGCCTGGCGCAGAAATTTACAGGCTCTCAACCGACAAAAGAGGCGGCCTGACCTTGAGAGACTCAGGAAGATGACATGAAGATTTTGATGGCTGTTCACCACTTTCCTCCTCGCTACAAAGGGGGCGCAGAGTGGGAGACTCACCGGCGAGCCAATGCCTTACAGGCGCGCGGCCACCAGGTGCGGGTCGTAAGCGTGGAGCGGATAGACGCCGGGCCGGAGCAAGGTGTGTCCTGGGAAGACGACGAGTTCGATGGTGTGAAAGTCCGCCGCCTCTCGTTCAAGATGGCGGCGGCTCCCGATCCCTTCCGTTGGGAATACGACAATTTGTGGATCGGCGATCACCTGAGTCAATTGATAACGGAAGATCGGCCCGATATTTTTCACCTCATCAGCGGCTATTTGATGTCGGGCCGGGCTTTGCTTGCCGCCCGTGAACTCGGGATCCCATCGCTGGTGTCGCTCACCGATTTCTGGTTTTTGTGCCGCCGGATCACAATGTTACGCAGTGACGGGAGTCTTTCGACCTTGCCGATCAGCCCGATGTCGTGCGCTCGCTGTTTGGGCGAAGAGAAGCGCCGCTACAGCCTGCCAAACAAGTTTGCGCCCGGCTTGATGGATGTTTTCTGGCAGACGCAGAAGAAAGAGATCGGCCAGTTTGAAGCGCGGATGAATTTTTTGAAGAAGGCCTTGTCTCAAGTCAACGGCGTCATCAGCCCGTCCAGGTTTTTGCAGTCGGTTTACGTTGACTGGGGTGTGCCCCAAGAAAAGATTTTTTTCTCGCGTCAGGGGCGCGACTTCCCTGATTTGCCGACCGGCGCGCTGGGCAAGAAGCCGTCAGACACGTTACGTGTCGGCTACCTGGGCCAGGTCACTCACCTCAAGGGTGTTCATGTCCTGATTGAGGCGGTGAAACGCCTGCCGAACTTGCCCATCAGTCTTGAAGTGCATGGCGACCTCTCTCATTTTCCCCATTACGTGTCTCAGTTGCGCCAGTTGATTGGCAACGATAGTCGAATCCGCTTAGCCGGGCCTTACAACCGCCGGAGCGAGTTGACTCGGGTGATGCAAAACCTGGATGTCACCGTGGTGCCATCGCTCTGGTACGAGAACAGCCCAAATGTGATTTTGGAGTCGTTTGCTCACCAGACGCCGGTGCTGGCTTCAGATATGGGCGGGATGTCGGAGCTGGTGCAGGAAGGCGTCAGCGGTTTGCTCTTCAAGCTGGGCGATGCAGGCGACCTGGCCCGGAAACTGCGCTGGTTGTTGGATGAACCCGATCTGCTGGTGAAGTTGAGAGCCGGCATCCGGCCGACGAAGACGGTGGCTCAGGAAATGGACCAGCTTGAAGCGGTATACTGCCAAATTGTCGGCGGCGGCCCCATTCAGATCGATCAACTGCCTCAATGACATCGCCCCGTGTCGCCATCATCATCCTGAACTGGAACGGCCTCAAGGATACGCTGGCCTGTCTCGAGTCGTTGACCAGGCTCGACTATCCCTCATTCGAATTGGCAGTGGTGGACAACGGTTCGACCGACGACTCGGTTGCCAGGATTGGCGCCGCACACCCGGCTGTGGTCCTGATTGAAATCGGCGAGAACTTGGGCTACGTAGGCGGCAATAATGCGGGCCTCAAACATGCCCAGACCATTGCGGCAGATTACGCCCTCTTGCTCAACAATGACACAGAAGTTGATCCGGGATTCTTGAAGGCTTTGGTGGATGTTGCCGAGAGTGACCCAAAAGTCGGGATCGTTGGGCCAATGATTTACTACTACGATCAGCCAGACGTAATTTGGTCGGCAGGCGGGGCCATTGATTGGAGCAAGGGCCTCACCTGGATGATGGGCCTCAACGAGCGCGAGCAGGGACAATTTGGGACGCAACCCCGCCCGGTGAGCTTTGTCACCGGTTGTGCCTTGCTGATCAAGATGCCGATCGTCGAACAGGTGGGCCTGCTTGACGACCGTTTCTTTGCTTATTACGAAGAGACCGAGTGGTGCGTGCGCGTGACCCGCGCCGGCTACAAGATTCTTCACGTGCCCTCAGCCAAACTCTGGCACAAAATTTCTCCGGTGGCGCGGGCGGCCTCCCCGACCGTTCATTACTATATGACGCGCAACCGGCTGTTGTTTTTAAAGTCGGCCCGGGCCGGCTGGCGAGCCTGGTTGCATACGCTGGTCTTTGAATATGCGCGAACCTTGTTCAGTTGGAGCGTCCGCCCAAAATGGCGCGGGATGCGCGCTCAACGAAATGTGATGTTGAAGGCCATCGGCGATTACTTCACAGGCCGCGTCGGGCGAGTCTCGCTGAGATAACGCTTTTAGTACCCTTATGCTACCGGGCGTAATTCGTCAGCGGGCCTGCAATTTGATCCGGCAATACTGACTATACTTTGACCAATCTTTGGCGGCGCGGGCTTAGAGTCTAAATGGCATACCCTTGAGTTGTCCTTCTTCGTAGAGGTGGAAAATCCCGCGAAGAAGCTTTTGTTTTATTGGGCTTGGTGAGAGATGAGACTTCTTTGGCTGTCGCGCTGGTTTCCATACCCACCAGATAACGGATCTAAAATCCGCATCTTCAATCTGCTTAAATATCTGTCTGTGAAGCATGAAGTGGATTTGATTTCGTTTGCTTCGGAAGATGTGACCGACGAACATCTGGCCGCCCTGCGCCGGTTTTGCCGCCGGGTGAATGTGGCGCCGTACCGACCTTTTCAGCCTAGCGGCGCCAAAGCCTTGCTCGGCTATTTCTCACTCAAACCGCGTTCTATTGTTGACACCCACGACGCCGAATTACAACAGCTTGTGGCGCAAGCCGGGCGTGAGCGATCCTACGACGCCGTCATCGCTTCCCAGCTTGACATGGCTCAATACGCCCTCGCTTTGCCTGAGGCAACTCGAATCTTTGAGGAAGTTGAACTCACCACGCTTTATGAACGATTTGCCAAACAGGAGCGATTGTCCAAAAAATTATCGGGCGGGCTGACGTACTGGAAGACCTCGAACTATGTGGCCGATCTGTTGAAAGGCTTCGCCGGTTGCACCGTCGTCTCGGAACCGGAACGTGAGCGTGTGCGTCGGGCATCGCCCTTTTATGCGCCCATTAAAGTTGTGCCCAACGGCGTGGATATTGTGGCTTATAGCGGCAACTTCGGCCCGCCCGAGCCCGACACCCTGGTGTATTCCGGCGCGCTGACTTACGACGCCAATTTTGACGCCGTTGACTTTTTCCTGCGCGAAGTTTTCCCTATCATCCAGGCCCGGCGATCCAAAGTCAAACTGTCGGTGACGGGCAAGCTGGATGGTGTGCCGGTGGATCGGTTGCCTCTTAATAGCGGCGTAACCTTCACCGGCTACCTTGATGACATCCGGCCCCGGGTGGCGCGCAGTTGGGTGAATGTGGTGCCGCTGAGGGTGGGGGGCGGAACCCGGCTCAAGATTCTAGAGTCGCTGGCCCTGGGCACGCCGGTGGTCGCCACTCGCAAGGGAGTCGAGGGCCTCGATCTGGTTTCGGGCCGCGACATCCTGATCGCCGACACCCCGTCAGAGTTTTCCAAAGCCGTGCTGAGTCTGCTGGACGACCCGGCGTTGCGCGAAACTTTGAGCCGCAACGGACGGCGAGCGGTGGCGGCCAAATATGATTGGCAAATCGTGGGCCAGATGCTGAATGAGTTTGTGGAACGTCTGACAGCCAAGCCCAATCCTCCTCGTCGGGAAGCTGAGAACCATGAGCACTATCAACATCAAACCAACTGAGTACCGCATTATCCAGGGCTACAAGTCTCGGCCCGTCGAGTTTGACCCGGTGAAGACCAAGCGCCTTGCCGTGATTGGCGGGGTGCTGATGCTGTCGGTTCTGGCGGGCACGATCCTGGGCGGTGTTGATCCGCTGTATGGCCTGGTAGTCGTGGCCGCGCCTCTGGCGGTGGTAGGGCTGTTGTATTTCCTGGGCCGGTTTGACCTGGCGCCGTTGTTAGTGTTGCTGGCGGCGGCCTTTCTGCCGGTGGGCGTTCCCACTGGCACCGGCAGTAAGCTGGTGGCCAGCCTGGTGCTGACGCTGGTGTTTACTGGCATCTGGTTTATGCGGATGGTAGCGGTGGAGAAGCGGTTTTATCTGGAGCCAACCTCGTTGAACATCCCTCTGTTCGGCTTCATGATTGCTACGGTTGTGTCTCTGTTGTGGAGCAATCTCTTGCGTGACCCGCTGGTAAACTGGCGCACTTTTTCGCCGGTGCAACTTGCCTCAACTGTGGTGATGATCATGCTCCCTGGCGCATTTCTGCTGATGATCAACCACGTCAAGAGCCGGCAGGTATTGATGGGAATGACGGGCCTGATGCTTCTGGCCGGGACGATCGGGCTGGTCAAGCAATATGAAATTGTTTACTTGCCAATCAACACCGGCGGCATGTTCACCATGTGGATCATCAGCCTGTCTGCCGGGCTGGCTATTTTCTGGAAACGGTTGCACCCGTTTGGGCGACTGATTTTGTTGGGCCTGACCGGCGTCTGGGTGATCTGGGGCTTCGTTCTGCATATCTCCTGGCTGGCCGGCTGGTTGCCCGGCTTGGCCGCCCTCGGCGTGCTAACCGCCATGCGCTCGAAGAAGATGCTAATCGCCATTGCCCTCGTCGGCGCAGTCATATTCTTCTTCAATTCAGATTACTACCTGGGCAAGGTGTTGGGCAATGAATCAAATGAAAGCGGCGGCACCCGCCTGGCCGCCTGGGAAGTGAACTGGCGCGTGACCGGCCAGCATTTGCTTTTTGGCACCGGCCCGGCCGGCTACGCCTCCTACTATATGTCCTACTTTCCTCACGATGCGATGGCAACCCACAGCAACTACGTTGATATTGTGGCTGAGACCGGCCTTGTCGGCTTCGCGTTCTACATTTGGTTCTTTATTGCCCTGACCTGGAAGGGCTACAAGCTTTGTCTCCGCCTCAAAAACCGGGGCGACTTCTACGAAAGCCTGGCCAACGCCGCCCTGGCCGGAACTGTGGCCGGCATTGTGGCCATGGCTATCGGCGACTGGCTGATCCCCTTTGCTTACACCCAGACCATTGCCGGCTTCGACTATTCGGTATACTGCTGGCTATTCATGGGCGCGATTGTCGTCATTGACAAGCTGACAAAGGAAGAAGTTGCCGCCGGGAAACCCGCCATTGCCGTTCAGCCCGCCCAAGCTCAATGACCACCCTCGACGTCTCGATCATCATCCTCAACTGGAACACCCGCGATCTGTTGGCCGATTGTCTCGGTTCCATTGCTCTGACCAGCGGCGCGCTCAAGGTTGAAACCATCGTCGTGGACAACAATTCCAGCGACGGCAGTCAGGCGATGGTGCAAGAGCAATTCCCTGAAGTGCGCCTGATTCAGAATCAACACAACGTCGGTTTTGCCAAAGGCAATAATCAGGCCATGGAGACGATGCAGGGGCGTTACGCCCTGTTGTTTAACAGTGACGCTCTGGCCACACCCGGCTCGATTCAGGCTCTGATTGAACTGGCCGACTCGCAACCCCGCGCCGGTATCGTCGGGGCGCTGTTGGTAAACCCCGACGGTAGCTTCCAGGCCTCGCACACGCCGTTCCCCAATCTGTGGCAGGAGTTTCTCATCCTCAGCGGGTTGGGCCGACTCTTGCATAGACGCTGGTATCCCAGCAAAGGGCCGGAAGAAGCCAAAGGCCCGCAAAAAGTAGATTATGTGGAAGGCGCGTGCTTGCTGGTTCGCCGCGAGGCCTTTGAACAGGCCGGCGGCCTGGACGAGGGCTACTTCATGTATGCCGAGGAAGTGGACTGGTGCTATGCCATGAAGAAGGCAGGCTGGCAGGTCTGGTATCAGCCCAAATCGCGCATCGTTCATTACGGCGGCGGCAGCAGCAAAAACCGCCGCACCCAGCGCGAAGCCGACCTCTATCGCAGTCGCGTCCGATTCTTCCGCAAGCATTACGGGAATGCCGCCGCCTCGGCCCTCAAATTCCTCATCTACACCCTCACCGCCGTGAAAATTGTGGCCCACCGTTTCCTGCGCCTCGTCAGCGGCAACCGCCGAGGCCGGCCTGTCGTCGGCATGGGCGATCTCATGGCCTCGCTTCGCGAAGTGTGATTCCCTCTCACATGAAGGTTCTCCTCCTCACCCAAGTTTTGCCATACCCGCCCGATAGCGGCCCCAAAGTCAAAACCCTCAACGTGCTCAAGTATCTGGCCCGCCATCACGAGGTCACGCTTGTCTCGTTCGTGCGCGGCGATCAATCGGCGGACGTGAAGCAGTTGGATCGCTACTGCCGGGCCATCCACACCGTGCCGATGGAACGAGCGGCGATCCACGACGCTTTAGCTATGGCCCGCAGTCTCCTCACCGGCCAGCCCTGGATGATGGTGCGCGACGACCGGGCCGCGATGCGGCAACTCGTTGACCGATTGTCCGCCGAGACTCGTTTCGACATTGCCCACGCCGACCAGCTCAATATGGCCCAATATGCCGAGCGCGTGAAGGGCGCGCGCAAAATTCTCGACGCTCACAACGCCCTCTGGCTTCTCTACAAGCGCCTGTGGCAAACCATGGGCAACGGCCTGCGAAAAATTTTGCTGGGCCGCGACTGGCAGTTGATCAAAAAGTACGAAGGCCGGACGTGCCGCGACTTTGACGCAGTGCTGGCGGTGAGTGATGAAGACAAGGCGGCGCTGGAGGAGGCAATGGGCCGCCGGGGCGGCATCACCGTGATCCCCATTGCCGTTGACACCGACGAACTGGCCCCGGTCAACCGCCTCCCCGACGCCGACCACATTCTGCACATTGGCACAATGTACTGGCCGCCGAACATTGACGGCATCTTGTGGTTCATTCGTGACATCTACTCGCGCATTCGGGCCGGGCGGCCTGGCGTGGAGTTTGACGTAGTCGGTGCGCGCCCGCCGCAGGAAATTGTGGAACTGGGCAAGAACGGCTCCGGCATCAACGTGACCGGGTACGTGGATGACCCAACGCCTTACCTGCAAAAGGCGGGGGCCATGGTGGTTCCGCTCCGGTCAGGCGGCGGGATGCGAGTCAAAATCCTCAACGCCCTCTCGCAAGGCCTGCCCATCGTCACCACGACTCTCGGCTGTGAAGGCATCGCCGTCGAACCCGGTAAACACGTGCTTGTCGCCGACACGCCCGAAGCGTTCGCCCAGGCCACCTTGCGTTTGCTCGAAGATAAGGCGCTGGCCGCCGAGTTGGGCCGCAACGGGCGGCAACTCATTCAGTCCACTTACGATTACCGGGCCGCCTGCCGCCCGCTTGACGCCGTGTATCAAGGTTCGAAGGAACGCAAATGAAGCAAACGTTGAACTGGATCACTCGCGAACGACTTAATACGCTAATGCTGTTTCTGCTGTTGCTGGCTTCTTACAGCTACACCTTCCCGCGTTGGGCCGACCCCAACCAGAACTCGCGGCTCGACATGGTCGTAGCCGTCGTGGACGATGGCACGTTTCAGATTGACAAGTACGTGGCGAACACGGTGGACTACGCCAAAGTCGGCGGCCACTACTACAGCGACAAAGCGCCGGGCGCGGCCTTTCTTGGCATTCCGGTTTACGCCGCTCTCAAAGTTGTTTTAGACTTGCCGGTGATAGACGGCCTGACAGAGCGGCTAGCAAACAGTTCGGCCTTTCAATCCACGTTGCGCTCCGAAGGCTCCGGTGTGCTGAAGGACAAGGTGCGGTTTGCCCTGGCGCAGGTCGCCATCACATTTGTCGTGGCCGCGATTCCCTCAGCCCTCATCGGCGTGATGATGTATCTTCTGCTGGCGAAGTTCACGGCCAGCGCCTGGCATCGCCTCAGTGTGGTTTTAATTTACGGCCTGCTCACTCCGGCGTTTGCTTATGCAACAGCCTTTTACGGCCACCAACTGAGCGCGGCGTTGTTGCTTGGCGCGTTCTATTTGATCTTCATGGCCGGCTCGACGCCCTCGACGAAATCATTGCTCTTCGTCGGACTCTTGTTGGGCTACAGCGTGGTGACGGAATACCCGTCGCTGTTGATGGTGGGCATTCTCTATCTTTACACCTTGCACCGGTTGAGCCGCCTCGGTCAGTGGAAGCGAATCGGTTGGGTGACGTTGACCGGCGCAGTTGTGGCCGCCGGTTGGATGTTCTACAACAAGACCGTGTTCGGCGGCTGGCTGAGTTTGGGCTACAGCAATTCCGAGTTATGGGTGGCGCAACATCACACCGGCTTTATGAGCCTGACCCTGCCGAGTTTGGCCGCCGTGTGGGGCATCACCTTTGGCGGGTTTCGCGGCCTGTTTGTGCTCTCGCCGATCCTGCTGTTGGCCTTCCCCGGCTTCTGGCTGTGGTGGAAGCGCGGCGAGCGCCGCGCCGAATTTTGGGTGGCGGTCGCCAGCGCCCTGAGCATCTTTCTGTTCAACTCCTCTTCGATCATGTGGTGGGGCGGCTTCTCAATTGGCCCGCGTTATCTTCTGCCCATGTTGCCCTTTATGACCCTGCCCCTCATCTTCGTCTTCCGGGAATGGCTGAACCAGGTTTGGGCGCGAGTGGCGGTTGCCACGTTGTCGCTCTGGTCTCTCTTTGCCCTTTGGGGTCTCACCCTGGCCGAGCAAGCCTTCCCCTCAGACGCCATCCGCAACCCGTTGATTGAGTATGCTTTGCCTAACTGGATAGCTGGTAACATTGCCCGCAACCTGGGAACGATTTTGGGTTTCAAGGGTGCGTCGAGCCTGCTGCCTCTGGCGGCTGTTCTGGCAGTGATCATGCTGGGCTGGTGGTGGCTGGGCCGCGGCCTCGAAGAACAGGTCCCGATGACTTCGCCCGTTTTGCCCGTTGCCCGAAATGTTCGCTAAAGCCAAAACTTCAGGTAAGCATTTATGAATGTAAATACGATTGATACGGTCGCCCGGCCTCGCGCCGCCGAAAATGAAGCTGAGGCCTCGGAGTGGCGGTTTGTCTTGGCCACCATCGCCTTCGTGCTGATCATCACCACCCTGCCATACATCTACGCTTACGCCTCGGCCCCGGCAGACAAGCAGTTCATGGGCATCATGCTCGACGTGCCTGACCACGGCCAATACTTTTCGTGGATGCGCGAACTGACGGATGCTAATCTCTCGGCCAACAAGCTCACGCCCGAAGCCAACGAGCCGCTGTTTTTCAACTTGCTGTGGTGGAGCATGGGGCGGCTGGGCCGTTTGCTGGGCCTGGGCTTCGACGGCATGTATCAGATCATGCGAGTGACGTTTGCCACACTCTTCCTGCTCGCCGTTTACCGGCTGTGCGCCTGGTTTTTCGCCGACAAGCTCATGCGCCGCACTGCATTTCTGGTGACGACGTTTACTTCCGGCTTTGGCTGGGTGCTCATCGTATTGAAATATACGCTCACCAGAGGCACGCTCCTCAACCCGCTCGACGTGTTTGTGGCCGAGGGCAACACCTTCCTGAGCATTTTGGGCTACCCGCACTTCGTGGGGGCGGCGCTGTTCATTTTTGTGTTTGACCTGATCCTGCGCGGGCAGGTGAAAGGGCAGTTGCGTTACGCAGTGGCCGCCGGTCTGGCCGCCCTCTTTTTAGGCTGGCAACATGCTTACGATCTGGTGACGGTCTACGCCATCATGCTGGCTTACGCGATTTTGCTCACGTTGCGAGATCGCCGCCTGCCCAGGTATATGATCTGGACGGGCATCATCGTCGGCCTGATCTCCTGTTCACCCGCCATTTACTCGGTCATCCTCACCAAAGTTGACCCGTTGTGGAAAGAAGTGCTGTCTCAGTTCGCCAACGCCGACGTGTACACGCCGCCTCTGTATCGCCTGCCCGTTCTTCTTGGCCCGGCTTTTCTCCTGGCTTTGTTCACGGCTCTCAAAGACAAACCGCTTCATCTCAAAGGTCTGAGCGATAACGACTTGTTCCTGAAAGGCTGGTTCTTTAGCACCTTCGTGCTGGTTTACCTGCCGGTGGATTATCAAATCCACCTCATCAATGGCTGGCAGGTGCCGATTGCCATTTTAGCGACTCAGGGCCTGTTCAAGTATGTGTTGCCCTGGGCCGAAAAGGCGGGGCAACAGAGGCGGCTCACCCTGTCGCCCGAAGCTTTGCGCCGCGCCCTGGCTCTCGCTTTGATCACCGTCATCCTGCCGACGAATTTGTATCTGTGGGCCTGGCGCTTCCTCGATCTTTCGCGGCACAGCTATCCGTTTTATTTGCACAAGGATGAAGTGACAGCGATGGCCTGGCTTGAAGCCAACGCCGACGGCGACAATGTGGTGTTGAGTTCGTTGGAGGTGGGGCAGTACATTCCGGCGTATGCCGGCACACACGCCTTTCTGGCGCACTGGGCGCAAACGCTCGACTTCTATGGCAAGACTGACATGGTGAATCAATTTTTTGCCGGGGACTCGAACGACGCCCGCCGCCAACAAATTCTGGTGTTATACAATGTGGATTACGTTTTCTACGGCCCGGCAGAGCAGGCGCTGGGCAACTTCTCGCCCGACACAGCCAGTTATCTCTCGCCCGCCTTCTCCAACTCGACGGTGAAAGTGTATGCGGTGAAACTGGCGACGCCTTAGATTGGGATTGGACGGATGAAAAACGCGCAAGCTCTTGACTCGACGGGAACGTCGGCGGCGACTCTCAAGCAATTGTTGGAACGCGATAACGTGGTGGCCGGCCTGCTCTTTCTGGCCGGTCTGGCGAGCCGCCTCTTGTTCCCCAGCCACATTCTTTATCATTGGGACTCGGTGAACTTTGCCTTTGCCATTAACGAGTTTAGTGTGGCGAAGGAGCAGCCGCAACCGCCGGGTTACATTGTGTACGTCTGGCTGACGCAGTTGGTGAACGCCGTGACTCGCGATGCGCAAATAACCATGCTGGCTATCAGCTTCATTGCCAGCGCCTTGTCGGTGGCGGCGTTGTTCTATTTGGGCCGCTCCATGTTCAGCCGCCGCGTGGGCGTGATCGCGGCCCTGTTGCTGGCCTCATCGCCGCTGTTCTGGTTTTACGGCGAGATTGCCTTGCCGCACACGCTTGACACGTTGCTGGTGATCGTCACCGTCTGGTGGTTTTACGAGACGATGAAGGGCAACCACCGTTTTCTGTACCCGGCCATCGTCGTGGCCGCTGTGGCCGGCGGGGTGCGCCAGCAAACCCTTATCTTCCTGGGGCCGCTGATGTTGTTTGCCATGCTCCGGGTGGGCTGGAAGCGATTCGTTATTTCAGGAATATTGGGCGCTGTCATTTCAGTGGCCTGGTTTGTGCCTCTCGTTACTTTGAACGGCGGCTTGCAGAATTACTTG from the Chloroflexota bacterium genome contains:
- a CDS encoding glycosyltransferase, which translates into the protein MKVLLLTQVLPYPPDSGPKVKTLNVLKYLARHHEVTLVSFVRGDQSADVKQLDRYCRAIHTVPMERAAIHDALAMARSLLTGQPWMMVRDDRAAMRQLVDRLSAETRFDIAHADQLNMAQYAERVKGARKILDAHNALWLLYKRLWQTMGNGLRKILLGRDWQLIKKYEGRTCRDFDAVLAVSDEDKAALEEAMGRRGGITVIPIAVDTDELAPVNRLPDADHILHIGTMYWPPNIDGILWFIRDIYSRIRAGRPGVEFDVVGARPPQEIVELGKNGSGINVTGYVDDPTPYLQKAGAMVVPLRSGGGMRVKILNALSQGLPIVTTTLGCEGIAVEPGKHVLVADTPEAFAQATLRLLEDKALAAELGRNGRQLIQSTYDYRAACRPLDAVYQGSKERK
- a CDS encoding O-antigen ligase family protein encodes the protein MSTINIKPTEYRIIQGYKSRPVEFDPVKTKRLAVIGGVLMLSVLAGTILGGVDPLYGLVVVAAPLAVVGLLYFLGRFDLAPLLVLLAAAFLPVGVPTGTGSKLVASLVLTLVFTGIWFMRMVAVEKRFYLEPTSLNIPLFGFMIATVVSLLWSNLLRDPLVNWRTFSPVQLASTVVMIMLPGAFLLMINHVKSRQVLMGMTGLMLLAGTIGLVKQYEIVYLPINTGGMFTMWIISLSAGLAIFWKRLHPFGRLILLGLTGVWVIWGFVLHISWLAGWLPGLAALGVLTAMRSKKMLIAIALVGAVIFFFNSDYYLGKVLGNESNESGGTRLAAWEVNWRVTGQHLLFGTGPAGYASYYMSYFPHDAMATHSNYVDIVAETGLVGFAFYIWFFIALTWKGYKLCLRLKNRGDFYESLANAALAGTVAGIVAMAIGDWLIPFAYTQTIAGFDYSVYCWLFMGAIVVIDKLTKEEVAAGKPAIAVQPAQAQ
- a CDS encoding glycosyltransferase family 2 protein, which translates into the protein MTTLDVSIIILNWNTRDLLADCLGSIALTSGALKVETIVVDNNSSDGSQAMVQEQFPEVRLIQNQHNVGFAKGNNQAMETMQGRYALLFNSDALATPGSIQALIELADSQPRAGIVGALLVNPDGSFQASHTPFPNLWQEFLILSGLGRLLHRRWYPSKGPEEAKGPQKVDYVEGACLLVRREAFEQAGGLDEGYFMYAEEVDWCYAMKKAGWQVWYQPKSRIVHYGGGSSKNRRTQREADLYRSRVRFFRKHYGNAAASALKFLIYTLTAVKIVAHRFLRLVSGNRRGRPVVGMGDLMASLREV